In Flavobacterium sp. N3904, one DNA window encodes the following:
- a CDS encoding type I restriction enzyme HsdR N-terminal domain-containing protein produces MQKLNFPSYPFRFKNSENKVSIFDAIRKKFIILTPEEWVRQHVVQFLLEEKKYPKSLINVEKVLMVNGLRKRYDVVVFNPNGTIFILIECKAPEVKIAQATFDQIARYNMTLEAEFLMVTNGLNHYFCLMDFENEKYEFLKELPDYNNPTIQQSNNLKI; encoded by the coding sequence ATGCAAAAACTCAATTTTCCTTCTTATCCTTTTCGTTTCAAAAATAGCGAAAATAAAGTATCTATTTTTGATGCAATCAGGAAAAAATTCATCATTCTCACACCAGAAGAATGGGTTCGCCAACATGTTGTTCAGTTTTTATTGGAAGAAAAAAAATACCCAAAGTCCCTGATTAATGTCGAAAAAGTTTTAATGGTCAACGGTTTGCGAAAACGCTATGACGTTGTGGTTTTTAATCCAAATGGAACAATTTTTATATTAATTGAATGCAAAGCGCCTGAAGTAAAAATTGCTCAAGCCACATTTGATCAAATTGCGAGATATAATATGACTCTCGAAGCCGAATTTTTGATGGTAACCAATGGACTAAATCATTATTTCTGCCTAATGGATTTCGAAAATGAAAAATATGAATTTTTGAAAGAACTACCCGATTACAATAATCCAACAATCCAACAATCCAACAATCTAAAAATCTAA
- a CDS encoding L-threonylcarbamoyladenylate synthase yields the protein MAQIIKIYPDNPNEAAIAKVVKVLRDGGLVIYPTDTVYGLGCDITNSRALEKIAKIKGVKLEKANFSFICHDLSNLSDYVKQIDTSIFKLLKRALPGPYTFILPGNNNLPKEFKKKTTVGIRIPDNSIALEIVRQLGNPIVSTSIRDEDEVIEYTTDPELIFEKWQNLVDLVIDGGYGDNIGSTIIDLSGDDPIVVREGKGSLDIL from the coding sequence ATGGCTCAAATTATAAAAATATATCCCGATAATCCTAATGAAGCGGCGATAGCCAAAGTAGTTAAGGTTTTGAGAGACGGTGGTTTGGTTATTTATCCAACGGATACCGTTTATGGACTGGGTTGCGATATCACCAATTCCCGTGCCCTTGAAAAAATTGCCAAAATAAAAGGAGTGAAGTTGGAGAAAGCCAATTTCTCATTTATTTGCCATGATTTGAGTAACTTATCCGATTATGTAAAGCAAATTGATACTTCTATATTTAAATTACTCAAAAGAGCACTCCCAGGCCCTTATACCTTTATTCTCCCAGGAAATAATAATTTACCAAAAGAATTTAAAAAGAAAACCACTGTAGGGATAAGGATTCCCGATAATTCTATAGCTTTAGAAATTGTTCGTCAATTGGGTAATCCTATTGTTTCAACTTCCATTCGAGATGAGGATGAAGTGATAGAATATACTACTGATCCAGAGCTTATTTTTGAGAAATGGCAAAATCTTGTGGACTTAGTTATCGATGGTGGTTATGGTGACAACATTGGGTCAACTATTATAGATTTGTCTGGTGACGATCCAATTGTTGTAAGAGAAGGTAAAGGAAGTTTGGATATTTTATAA
- a CDS encoding CAL67264 family membrane protein, which translates to MGMNKNTILGWATFIMILMGLLLIGLGVFKYRDVSGWGFAAVGIGFFANAWVFSSLKGRL; encoded by the coding sequence ATGGGAATGAATAAAAATACTATTTTAGGATGGGCTACCTTTATAATGATACTCATGGGATTATTATTGATAGGATTAGGAGTTTTTAAATACAGAGACGTTTCAGGCTGGGGATTCGCAGCTGTTGGAATTGGTTTTTTTGCCAATGCGTGGGTATTTAGTTCTCTTAAGGGTAGGTTATAA
- the holA gene encoding DNA polymerase III subunit delta, with amino-acid sequence MDEVVKIVNDIKAGNIKPIYFLMGEEPYYIDKLSEYIEKNILSEEEKGFNQTVLYGRDVSIEDIVSTAKRYPMMADRQVVIVKEAQDLSRTIDKIESYVENPMPSTVLVFCYKYKTLDKRKKVTKLLAKNGIVYESKKLYENQVGDWIKRVLAGKKYTIEPKASAMLVEFLGTDLSKINNELEKLQIILPVGSVISAKDIEENIGFSKDYNVFELRKAIGERNQLKAYKIAENFAQNPKDNPLVMTTGLIFGFFIQLLKYHGLKDKNPKNVASVLGVNPFFLKDYDVAVKNYPMRKVSQIVASLRETDVKSKGVGANSLSQADLLREMLYKIFN; translated from the coding sequence ATGGACGAAGTTGTAAAAATTGTTAATGATATAAAAGCCGGAAACATTAAACCCATTTATTTTTTGATGGGAGAAGAGCCTTATTACATTGATAAATTATCAGAATATATAGAAAAAAATATCTTGTCAGAAGAAGAGAAAGGTTTCAATCAAACCGTTCTCTACGGTAGAGATGTGAGCATAGAAGATATTGTGTCTACAGCCAAACGGTATCCTATGATGGCTGATCGCCAAGTAGTTATTGTAAAAGAGGCCCAAGATTTGTCCCGTACGATTGACAAAATAGAAAGCTACGTAGAGAACCCAATGCCTTCAACGGTTTTGGTATTTTGCTACAAATATAAAACGTTGGACAAAAGAAAAAAAGTAACTAAGCTTTTGGCTAAAAACGGAATTGTTTACGAAAGTAAAAAACTGTATGAAAATCAAGTAGGTGATTGGATTAAACGCGTATTGGCAGGAAAAAAGTATACTATTGAACCCAAAGCATCTGCTATGCTGGTTGAATTTCTTGGAACCGATTTGAGTAAAATAAACAATGAACTCGAAAAATTACAAATTATATTGCCTGTCGGAAGTGTGATTTCGGCCAAAGACATCGAAGAGAATATAGGTTTCAGTAAAGATTACAATGTATTTGAATTGCGGAAAGCAATTGGGGAACGCAACCAACTCAAAGCCTATAAAATAGCAGAGAATTTTGCTCAAAATCCAAAAGACAATCCATTGGTAATGACAACGGGTTTGATTTTTGGATTTTTCATTCAATTATTGAAATACCACGGATTGAAGGATAAAAATCCAAAAAATGTGGCTTCAGTTCTGGGTGTAAATCCTTTTTTTCTAAAAGATTATGATGTTGCTGTAAAAAATTACCCGATGCGAAAAGTGAGTCAAATTGTTGCTTCCTTGCGAGAAACTGATGTAAAAAGTAAAGGAGTTGGCGCCAATAGTTTATCTCAAGCCGATTTACTCCGAGAGATGCTTTATAAAATATTCAACTAA
- a CDS encoding glycosyltransferase family 2 protein, whose protein sequence is MKIAVVILNWNGVKLLEQFLPSIIQYSPEATIYVADNASTDESIAFVKNNYPTIKIVRNKTNQGFAGGYNDALQHIDAEIYALVNSDIEVTENWLKPILETFESEPETAIIQPKILDFKRKDYFEYAGAAGGFIDQFGYPFCRGRIFDTLEKDNGQYNDKTEIFWASGACFFIRSTVYKELNGFDENFFAHQEEIDLCWRAINKGYKIKYNSESIVYHVGGATLKQANPQKTYLNFRNSLLMLTKNLPQDTLFQVLIIRMLLDGIAGIKFIIEGQFIHCWAIIRAHFSFYRLFLKNYKKREKKQVEIYFKTKSIVYGYYVKNGTIFGNLI, encoded by the coding sequence ATGAAAATAGCTGTAGTCATACTGAATTGGAATGGAGTAAAACTTTTAGAACAGTTTTTGCCTTCCATAATTCAATATTCGCCCGAGGCAACTATATATGTTGCTGATAATGCATCAACCGATGAATCGATAGCATTTGTAAAGAACAATTATCCAACAATCAAAATCGTTCGAAACAAAACCAATCAAGGTTTTGCAGGCGGCTACAATGATGCCTTACAACATATTGATGCCGAGATTTATGCATTGGTAAATTCAGATATTGAAGTTACCGAGAATTGGCTGAAACCCATTTTGGAAACGTTTGAATCTGAACCCGAAACGGCAATTATCCAACCCAAGATATTAGACTTTAAACGAAAAGACTATTTTGAATACGCCGGTGCAGCGGGTGGATTCATAGATCAATTTGGATATCCTTTTTGTCGCGGACGCATTTTTGACACTTTAGAAAAAGACAACGGTCAGTATAACGATAAAACAGAAATATTTTGGGCTTCAGGAGCCTGTTTTTTTATTAGAAGTACTGTATATAAAGAACTCAACGGTTTTGATGAAAATTTTTTTGCACATCAGGAAGAAATTGATCTATGTTGGAGAGCAATCAATAAAGGATACAAAATAAAATACAACTCAGAATCAATAGTTTATCACGTAGGAGGCGCCACTTTGAAACAAGCTAATCCTCAAAAAACGTATCTGAATTTTAGAAATTCATTGCTAATGTTAACCAAAAATTTACCACAAGACACTCTTTTTCAAGTGCTTATAATCCGAATGCTGCTGGATGGAATCGCGGGAATAAAATTCATAATAGAAGGTCAATTTATTCATTGTTGGGCTATTATACGGGCACATTTTTCTTTTTACAGGCTATTTTTAAAAAATTATAAAAAAAGAGAAAAAAAACAAGTTGAAATATACTTTAAAACAAAAAGCATCGTTTATGGATATTATGTTAAAAATGGCACAATTTTTGGTAACTTAATTTAA
- a CDS encoding ATP-dependent helicase yields the protein MQKYIEQLNEAQREPVLQKDGPMIIIAGAGSGKTRVLTIRIAYLMHQGVDAFSILSLTFTNKAAREMKKRISDIVGASEAKNLWMGTFHSVFARILRSEADKLGYPSNFTIYDSQDSLRAISGIIKEMQLDRDVYKPKQVLSRISNFKNSLITVKAYFNDPDLQEADAMSKKPRMGEIYQNYVDRCFKSGAMDFDDLLLKTNELLTRFPEVLAKYQNRFRYILVDEYQDTNHSQYLIVRALSDKFQNICVVGDDAQSIYAFRGANINNILNFQKDYEGVKTFRLEQNYRSTKNIVEAANTIIDKNKVKLDKIVWTANDFGPKIKVHRSLTDNEEGRFVASTIWEQKMNHQLHNGAFAILYRTNAQSRAMEDALRKRDIPYRIYGGLSFYQRKEVKDVLCYLRLVINPKDEEALVRVINYPARGIGNTTIEKLTIAANHYKRSIFEVMQNIERIDLKLNSGTKHKLLDFVTMIQSFQVINENQDAFYLTDHVAKKTGLIQELKKDATPEGMARIQNIEELLNGIKDFTEGQKEIDGARGALSEFMEDVALATDLDKDTSDEDRVALMTIHLAKGLEFPHVFVVGMEEDLFPSAMSMSTRSELEEERRLFYVALTRAEHQAYLTYAQSRYRWGKLTDSEPSRFIEEIDGQYLEYLTPAENNYRYKPTIDSDIFGDVDKSKLRLAKPVGGSPPIPGGEVKPDINIRKLKPVSGSNPSSVGSANLFDNKLVAGNVVMHERFGKGQVVNLEGVGADKKAEIKFEVGGIKKLLLRFAKLDIIG from the coding sequence ATGCAAAAGTATATAGAACAACTTAACGAGGCACAACGCGAACCGGTATTGCAAAAAGATGGTCCTATGATTATTATTGCAGGTGCGGGTTCGGGAAAAACTCGTGTGCTTACCATCAGAATTGCTTATTTGATGCACCAAGGTGTAGATGCATTTAGTATTTTATCACTTACGTTTACCAATAAGGCGGCGAGAGAGATGAAGAAACGTATTTCGGATATTGTAGGCGCCAGTGAAGCAAAAAATTTATGGATGGGGACTTTTCACTCGGTTTTTGCTCGAATTTTGCGCTCCGAAGCCGATAAGTTGGGTTATCCTTCAAATTTCACGATTTATGATTCTCAAGATTCTTTGCGCGCCATTTCTGGAATTATCAAGGAAATGCAATTGGATCGTGATGTTTACAAACCCAAGCAAGTGTTGAGTCGGATTTCGAATTTTAAGAACAGTTTGATTACCGTAAAAGCCTATTTTAATGATCCCGATTTGCAAGAGGCCGATGCGATGAGCAAAAAACCTAGAATGGGCGAAATTTATCAAAATTATGTAGACCGCTGTTTTAAATCGGGTGCAATGGATTTTGATGATTTATTATTAAAAACCAACGAATTACTGACTCGTTTTCCGGAAGTTTTGGCCAAATATCAAAACCGTTTTCGATATATTTTGGTAGATGAGTACCAGGATACAAACCATTCGCAGTATTTGATTGTTCGCGCTTTGTCTGATAAATTTCAAAATATTTGTGTGGTAGGCGACGATGCACAGAGTATTTATGCGTTTCGTGGTGCTAATATCAACAATATCTTGAATTTTCAGAAAGATTATGAAGGGGTAAAAACTTTTAGACTAGAACAAAATTACCGTTCGACCAAGAACATAGTCGAAGCAGCCAACACCATAATTGATAAAAATAAAGTAAAACTGGATAAAATTGTTTGGACGGCCAATGATTTTGGTCCAAAAATAAAAGTACACCGCAGTTTGACCGATAATGAAGAAGGGCGTTTTGTAGCAAGTACTATTTGGGAGCAAAAAATGAATCATCAATTGCACAATGGTGCTTTTGCGATTTTATACCGTACCAATGCACAATCTCGAGCTATGGAGGATGCGCTTCGAAAAAGAGATATTCCGTATCGAATTTATGGAGGATTGTCTTTTTACCAACGAAAAGAGGTAAAAGATGTTTTGTGTTATTTGCGATTGGTAATTAACCCAAAAGATGAGGAAGCTTTAGTACGCGTGATCAATTATCCGGCACGTGGAATTGGGAATACCACCATCGAAAAATTGACTATTGCGGCCAATCATTACAAACGTTCAATTTTTGAAGTGATGCAAAACATTGAGCGAATCGATTTGAAACTGAATTCAGGAACCAAGCATAAATTACTAGATTTTGTGACTATGATTCAGAGTTTTCAGGTGATTAATGAGAATCAAGATGCTTTTTACTTGACAGATCATGTAGCAAAAAAAACTGGTTTGATTCAGGAACTGAAGAAAGACGCTACTCCCGAGGGAATGGCTCGAATTCAGAATATAGAAGAGTTATTAAACGGGATAAAGGATTTTACAGAAGGCCAAAAAGAGATTGATGGTGCCCGTGGCGCATTGTCTGAATTTATGGAAGATGTCGCATTGGCAACTGATTTAGACAAGGATACTAGTGATGAAGATCGTGTGGCTTTGATGACAATTCACTTGGCCAAAGGACTAGAGTTTCCGCATGTATTTGTGGTGGGAATGGAAGAAGATTTGTTTCCTAGCGCTATGAGTATGAGTACCCGAAGCGAATTGGAAGAGGAACGTCGATTATTTTACGTAGCTTTAACACGTGCGGAGCATCAGGCCTATTTGACATATGCACAATCGCGATACCGTTGGGGAAAATTGACGGATAGTGAGCCCTCACGTTTTATTGAAGAAATTGACGGACAATACCTAGAATACCTAACACCAGCCGAAAATAATTACCGTTATAAGCCTACTATAGATAGTGATATTTTTGGAGATGTTGACAAATCAAAATTGCGATTGGCAAAACCAGTAGGAGGAAGCCCTCCAATTCCAGGAGGGGAAGTAAAACCCGATATAAATATTAGAAAACTAAAACCAGTTTCAGGAAGCAACCCATCATCTGTAGGAAGTGCTAATTTATTTGACAACAAACTGGTTGCAGGAAATGTAGTTATGCACGAACGTTTTGGCAAAGGTCAAGTTGTAAACCTAGAAGGTGTAGGCGCCGATAAAAAAGCAGAAATCAAGTTTGAAGTAGGTGGAATAAAAAAATTATTATTGCGTTTTGCTAAATTGGATATTATAGGGTAA
- the pulA gene encoding type I pullulanase, producing MAQLSKTNSIKYQSFDEYPVYLKDDLGVLYTLNQTTVKLWSPNVEEAKINLYKQGSGGEAFDVQNLLYDKKTGVLEIILKGNYHNTYYTLQVKNNGIWSKEMPDPYAKGVGVNGNRGLIFDSKLTNPSNWNTDKQPVLKSISDIIIYEAHVRDFSIDPSSGIKNKGKFLGLTEKNTKNTFGEATGLDHLKEIGITHLHLLPVFDYKSVDESTLDKNNYNWGYDPQNYNSLEGSYSTNPFDGLVRMNEYKQMVLALHEAKIRLVMDVVYSHTSSTDIFDQLVPGYYYRSWPDGKRSDATACGNEFASDRIMARQFMIESLKYWVKQYHIDGFRFDLMAVHDIETMNIISKELRKLDPTIFLYGEGWTAGDSPLIIEKRALKNNVKKLDQIAVFSDDIRDGVKGHWSNVEEKGFVSGNPNYKEVIQFGIVASTNHPQIEYDLKRSYAQFPYADSPTKVIGYVSCHDNNTLYDKLKIANPTTTEEELVKMDRLANTIVLTSQSIPFLQMGVEMKRTKLGVENSYKSPDSINKIDWNWKHENKELVQYYKNLIALRNHHPAFKMTSEKMIQEHLEFLTLDSPLLIGYTLKNNANGDKWRNIRVYFNGDDKAITQPIEGSWKLVCNGESIDEKGIDSIQNKTIVIPSRSALILYQE from the coding sequence ATGGCGCAACTTTCAAAAACAAATTCCATTAAGTATCAATCTTTTGATGAATATCCAGTTTATCTAAAAGATGATTTGGGAGTTTTATATACATTAAATCAAACAACAGTAAAGCTTTGGAGCCCGAATGTTGAAGAAGCAAAAATAAATCTGTACAAGCAAGGTAGTGGTGGAGAAGCGTTTGATGTTCAAAATTTATTGTATGATAAAAAAACAGGAGTTTTGGAAATTATATTAAAAGGGAATTATCACAATACCTATTATACTTTACAAGTAAAAAATAATGGAATTTGGTCCAAAGAAATGCCAGATCCCTATGCAAAAGGAGTTGGCGTTAATGGTAATCGGGGTTTGATATTTGATTCGAAATTAACCAATCCATCCAACTGGAACACCGATAAACAACCTGTTTTGAAATCTATTTCGGATATCATTATTTATGAAGCGCATGTTCGTGATTTCTCAATAGACCCATCTTCGGGTATAAAAAATAAAGGAAAATTTCTCGGTCTAACAGAAAAAAACACCAAAAACACTTTTGGAGAAGCAACAGGATTGGATCATTTGAAGGAAATTGGAATTACCCATTTGCATTTGCTTCCGGTTTTTGATTATAAATCTGTTGATGAATCTACATTAGATAAAAATAATTACAATTGGGGATATGACCCTCAGAATTACAATTCTTTAGAAGGATCATATTCAACAAACCCTTTTGATGGATTAGTACGAATGAATGAGTACAAACAAATGGTTTTGGCTTTGCACGAAGCAAAAATTCGTTTGGTAATGGATGTCGTATATAGTCACACGAGTTCTACCGATATTTTTGATCAATTGGTTCCGGGTTATTATTATAGAAGTTGGCCTGACGGAAAACGTTCAGATGCAACAGCCTGCGGAAATGAATTTGCTTCAGACCGAATCATGGCCCGTCAATTTATGATAGAGTCCCTTAAATATTGGGTAAAACAATATCATATTGATGGATTTCGATTTGACTTAATGGCTGTTCATGATATAGAAACAATGAATATAATTTCGAAAGAATTAAGAAAATTAGATCCTACCATTTTTCTATATGGGGAAGGATGGACCGCTGGAGATTCTCCATTAATTATTGAAAAAAGAGCGTTGAAGAACAATGTAAAAAAATTGGATCAAATTGCTGTTTTTTCAGATGATATTCGAGACGGTGTAAAAGGACATTGGTCGAACGTAGAGGAAAAAGGATTCGTAAGCGGAAATCCGAATTATAAAGAAGTAATTCAATTTGGTATTGTAGCTTCTACTAATCATCCGCAAATAGAATATGACTTAAAAAGAAGTTATGCTCAATTCCCGTATGCTGACAGTCCGACAAAAGTGATTGGATATGTTTCCTGTCATGATAACAACACTTTGTACGACAAACTAAAAATTGCAAATCCAACAACTACAGAAGAAGAGTTGGTAAAAATGGATCGATTGGCGAATACTATCGTTTTGACATCACAAAGCATTCCTTTTTTGCAAATGGGAGTAGAGATGAAACGAACCAAATTGGGAGTAGAGAACTCTTATAAATCTCCAGACAGTATCAATAAAATTGATTGGAATTGGAAACACGAGAATAAGGAATTGGTGCAATATTATAAAAACCTGATTGCACTTAGGAATCATCATCCCGCTTTTAAAATGACATCTGAAAAGATGATTCAAGAGCATTTGGAGTTTTTGACATTAGATTCACCTTTATTGATTGGCTATACTTTGAAAAACAACGCAAACGGTGACAAATGGAGGAACATTAGAGTTTATTTTAATGGAGATGACAAAGCGATAACACAACCCATTGAGGGTTCTTGGAAATTAGTTTGTAATGGAGAAAGTATTGATGAAAAAGGAATAGACTCAATTCAGAATAAAACAATAGTAATACCGAGCAGAAGTGCCCTAATTTTGTATCAAGAATAA
- the ettA gene encoding energy-dependent translational throttle protein EttA, which yields MSDDKKVIFSMQKLSKTYQGADKPVLKNIYLSFFYGAKIGILGLNGSGKSSLLKIIAGVDKNYQGDVVFQPGYTVGYLEQEPILDDSKTVIEIVREGVAETMAVLEEYNKINDLFGLPENYEDADKMDKLMDRQAALQDKIDALGAWEIDTKLEIAMDALRTPEGDTPIKNLSGGERRRVALCRLLLQQPDVLLLDEPTNHLDAESVLWLEQHLAQYAGTVIAVTHDRYFLDNVAGWILELDRGEGIPWKGNYSSWLDQKSSRMALEEKVASKRRKTLERELDWVRQGAKGRQTKQKARLQNYDKLLNEDQKQLDENLEIYIPNGPRLGTNVIEAKNVAKAFGDKLLYDNLNFTLPQAGIVGIIGPNGAGKSTIFKMIMGEQKTDSGEFLVGETVKIAYVDQAHSNINPDKSIWENFADGQELIMMGGKQVNSRAYLSRFNFGGGEQNKKVSMLSGGERNRLHLAMTLKEEGNVLLLDEPTNDLDVNTLRALEEGLENFAGCAVVISHDRWFLDRICTHILAFEGDSEVYYFEGGFSDYEENKKKRLGGDLTPKRLKYRKLIR from the coding sequence ATGTCAGACGATAAGAAAGTAATTTTCTCAATGCAAAAATTGAGCAAAACCTATCAGGGAGCCGATAAACCTGTGCTTAAAAACATCTATTTGAGTTTCTTTTACGGAGCTAAAATTGGTATTCTGGGTCTAAATGGCTCTGGAAAATCTTCACTTTTGAAGATTATTGCAGGTGTCGATAAAAATTACCAGGGAGATGTTGTTTTTCAACCGGGTTATACCGTTGGGTATTTAGAACAAGAACCAATTCTTGATGATTCTAAAACCGTTATTGAAATCGTTCGTGAAGGGGTTGCAGAAACGATGGCCGTTTTGGAAGAATACAATAAAATCAACGATTTATTTGGCCTTCCAGAAAACTATGAAGATGCAGATAAAATGGATAAGCTAATGGACCGTCAAGCTGCTTTGCAGGACAAAATTGATGCTCTTGGCGCTTGGGAAATCGATACCAAACTGGAAATCGCCATGGATGCTTTGCGCACACCAGAAGGAGATACGCCTATTAAAAATCTTTCAGGAGGAGAGCGTCGTCGTGTAGCATTGTGTCGATTGTTATTACAACAACCCGATGTTTTACTTTTGGATGAGCCTACGAATCACTTAGATGCCGAAAGTGTACTTTGGTTAGAACAACATTTGGCTCAATATGCCGGAACTGTTATTGCGGTAACTCACGATAGATACTTTTTGGATAATGTTGCAGGTTGGATTTTGGAATTGGATAGAGGAGAAGGTATTCCGTGGAAAGGAAATTATTCTTCTTGGTTGGATCAAAAATCAAGCCGTATGGCATTGGAAGAAAAAGTAGCTTCAAAACGTAGAAAAACTTTAGAGCGTGAGTTAGACTGGGTTCGTCAAGGAGCCAAAGGTCGTCAAACCAAACAAAAAGCACGTTTGCAGAACTACGATAAACTTTTGAATGAAGACCAAAAACAATTGGATGAAAACTTGGAAATCTACATTCCAAATGGTCCACGTTTAGGAACCAATGTTATTGAAGCCAAGAATGTAGCGAAAGCTTTTGGGGATAAATTATTGTATGATAATTTGAATTTTACTTTACCACAAGCGGGAATTGTTGGAATTATCGGACCAAATGGTGCTGGTAAATCAACCATTTTCAAAATGATTATGGGAGAGCAAAAAACAGATAGTGGTGAATTCTTGGTTGGAGAAACCGTGAAAATTGCTTATGTAGATCAAGCACATTCGAATATTAACCCTGATAAATCCATTTGGGAAAATTTTGCCGATGGTCAGGAACTCATCATGATGGGCGGAAAACAAGTAAATTCAAGAGCTTATCTGTCAAGATTTAATTTTGGAGGAGGCGAGCAAAACAAGAAAGTATCCATGCTTTCGGGTGGAGAAAGAAACCGTTTGCACCTTGCGATGACATTGAAAGAAGAAGGAAACGTATTGTTGTTGGATGAGCCTACGAATGATTTGGATGTAAACACGCTTCGAGCACTTGAGGAAGGTCTAGAGAATTTTGCAGGATGCGCCGTAGTGATTTCACACGACAGATGGTTCTTGGACAGAATTTGTACACACATTCTGGCGTTTGAAGGAGATTCTGAAGTGTATTATTTTGAGGGTGGATTCTCTGATTATGAGGAAAACAAGAAAAAACGTTTGGGTGGTGATTTGACTCCAAAACGATTGAAATACAGAAAGTTAATTAGATAA
- a CDS encoding flagellar motor protein MotB encodes MKKIMITLSALALLTSCVSKKEYAALEAKNKETQDLLNTCTVKLNSCLEEKAGLTATVAGLKETNQHLINTSKDMTVLTTKGAENIEKALESIKEKDLKISRMQDALTKKDSVTLAVVTSLKGAVGISDPDIEINVEKGVVFIQIADKLLFKSGSYEVTDQAKAVLAKVAKVVKDKPDFECMVEGNTDDVPYIPNKYLLDNWDLSVKRSTSIIRVLSGDLGVNPSQLIAAGRSSYVPLVPNDSPENKAKNRRTRIVVLPKIDQFYEMVEKEMKKQTK; translated from the coding sequence ATGAAAAAAATAATGATTACCCTATCGGCTTTAGCTTTGCTAACATCCTGCGTATCCAAAAAAGAGTACGCCGCTTTAGAAGCTAAAAACAAAGAAACTCAAGATTTATTAAATACTTGTACGGTAAAATTAAATTCTTGCTTAGAAGAAAAAGCAGGTCTTACTGCAACTGTTGCAGGTTTAAAAGAAACCAATCAGCACCTAATAAACACTTCAAAAGATATGACTGTTCTTACTACTAAAGGAGCAGAAAATATCGAAAAAGCATTAGAGTCAATCAAAGAAAAAGATTTAAAAATCAGCAGAATGCAAGATGCATTAACCAAAAAAGACAGTGTAACACTTGCAGTTGTAACAAGCTTGAAAGGTGCTGTAGGTATTTCTGACCCTGATATAGAAATTAATGTTGAAAAAGGAGTTGTGTTTATACAAATTGCAGATAAATTGTTGTTCAAAAGCGGCAGCTATGAAGTAACAGACCAAGCAAAAGCAGTATTAGCTAAAGTTGCAAAAGTTGTTAAGGATAAACCAGATTTTGAATGTATGGTCGAAGGAAATACTGATGATGTTCCTTACATCCCAAATAAATATTTACTTGACAATTGGGATTTAAGTGTTAAACGTTCTACTTCAATCATTCGTGTTTTATCTGGTGATTTAGGAGTAAATCCATCCCAACTTATTGCTGCAGGAAGAAGTTCGTATGTACCATTAGTTCCAAATGACTCTCCAGAAAACAAAGCAAAAAACAGAAGAACTCGTATTGTTGTGTTACCAAAAATTGACCAATTTTATGAAATGGTTGAAAAAGAAATGAAAAAACAAACAAAATAA